The nucleotide window ATGCCACAATGTCGACACCCTAGCCTCGCGCACGGGTTAGGACCACGCCGGTAGCGATGGCGGCCCTGCACTTCTTGCTTTACGGTGAGACATGGATTTCCTTCCTCAGTTATAGCCTCTTCCATGTTAGGATTCTATGGAACTTCTTCggattcaataggactaacacaACCAGATTCTTCACCTAACAGGAACTTCGCTCAGTCATTCATATAGGAAGAACATATGTATGATAAAGAGATAAAATACACATGCTGAAGATTGTACTTGTTATGGGTCTCAAGTACATCTCTTTGTGCTTCAGAATTGTCAAGGCTATAATTGTATATTCAAATCCAGATTAGTGAAGTCTATCATACTGAACACACACATGCATTCTACAATGCTTATGAAATCTGATAGCATGTAAATCTGGTTGAGCTGtggcaaaataaagaaaatgaacTAATATTACTTGTTCAGTTGTACATCTAGCAAGCAAATTGAAGAATTTTATTGTGCCCATTTAACGGTCCATAACCGCTTAAGTTCAGTTAGCTGATATGGTCTTCCTAAAATGCAGGCTCATCCATCTCCATGGACCATGGTTAATGTTATTACAATCACAGTAAAATCTCTTTCTATAAAGTAGTAAAGGATATTAGCATGGACATATCTTGTTCCAAATATCTTGTGGATCTAACTGTACATCTGATGGATGCACTCGTAAAATGACCAAGGTCAGCAACATTGCTTCACTTCCTGAAAAGTGGAAAGTAGACCTGGTGATTAAATCCTAAATGGCAaacattttataaaaaaaaacaggAAGGGAAAGGTAAACATGATACATCACTCCAATGTCATAGAAAGAAGGATCCCTCCTAAAGCAATCCATCCATCTTTACCTGTCTTTTTAAAGAACTTAACCATATAATATGGAGGCAAAGCTTGATATATATTTGGGTTCCAATGAAGAATGTTGTACAAACCAATTCCTCCAATGGAAAGCAACCAGATGATTACAATTGGTGCAAACATGAATGCAGTTCTTAGTACCCTGGTGTTTGCAAGGCAAATAGACCAACCAACACAATGCACGAAAGGAGAACTACAGAACCTGGATAGGACACAAATTGCATATGAAGCACAACAGGATCAACTTGTGAAGTAAATAAATTGGTTGGTGATTGTAAAAAGTATGCCAGAGAATCTCTAAATGATAAAAGGTAATCTTCATAAAAGACACAGAAatacagaaaaaaaaatcatggtCAAATGACAGAAGGTGGATGTATCCAGaagcaaaaaaaggaaaaaaaaaaacagggatCCAGAAGCGAAATTGCACTATAAAAGCAACAAGTGAGTCAAGACAGAAACAAGGGGTGCATGCAATAGAGCCAACAAGAATATGATATAATCCACGGATAGCAAGCACAATACTTTTAAAAATAATGAGTACTGTGAGATAGTAATGTCCAATTTCTTAGTACAACAATCAAAATCATCAATATTTATTCAAAGCACTGGAAGAAATTCCAAACAAAGAGCATAAACCCCAAGTGAACCCTTCTTTTCCAAAAGGGAATATCAAATGTATGCTAAAAGTGGCTTATAGACCTGCAATGTCTAGCAACTTGAATTACACACCTTCACAATCGTTCACATGGGATTCACACATTCTTTGATCCATAAAAAATATTTAACTTCATATATGTTGTATGAGAGATGGAACCATCCTAAATAGGAAGTACAGTACTTGAGTGTCGTAGACATACCTGTCAAAAAGACCAAGTCTGATGATAACATCCACAAGATTCGAATTAGCCTTCCCCACAAGTTgaaagagtttttttttctttgcatgGTGAAGTTGCCAGTTTTTTCCATGACACCATTAATTTCAGTGAATTCCTCAACCatatcatcaacctatcaaattAGTATTTTTGGAGTTCAGAACTTCTAGACAAAGCTTTGATGATACTGTCACAACACATAAGTTCATTAACTTCGCAGAATTTTAGTACCTGTCGAATATAATGATCAAGGGCGATACTTTGACCAAGAACGCTTGAAATTATGCAAATCCCATCCGTGTCCAAACTTTTAAGAACTATATAATCAAGACCTCCTTTCATCCATGTTGTCAAGGATGGTTTCTCAACCACTGCATAATCTGTTCATGCAAAATAGATGGCACTGCATCTTTACAAAGAGTCAAACAACGAAATTCCAAGGGGCATATGCCAAAGCATCACAGTGACCAAAAAGCAGTGGCAACTTATTTCTGCTAAACAAAAATGCACACAACGCACAGCTTAGGCATGCAATGATTCTCTTTAAGTTGAGTTCTATCACAGTTACCAAATAGGATCTTGAATATAAAAGAAGGCAATTATACTGTTTTATGTCCATGCAAATGTTATCAAGGAACACAAAAATGGAGGCAAGTAAAAAGCAGTAGCAGTGAGCAAACTGGGCATACCATCTTTTCTCGTCTCTGGAAGCCATCCTGAAGCATGCTTCCTAATTATATCAAGATAGTACTCAGCTTCATGATCAGCAATGCTGAAAAGCACAGCAGAACCATACTGGAAAATAATCTCAGGTGGGAACTCGGAGTACCGAAGCGTAATGTAGTTAAGCGAACAGGTCGGTGGAGGTACAATAACATTCCCGTGCTCCCCTTGCATGCTCTTCAGATCAATGCTGCCATGGCGAGGANNNNNNNNNNNNNNNNNNNNNNNNNNNNNNNNNNNNNNNNNNNNNNNNNNNNNNNNNNNNNNNNNNNNNNNNNNNNNNNNNNNNNNNNNNNNNNNNNNNNNNNNNNNNNNNNNNNNNNNNNNNNNNNNNNNNNNNNNNNNNNNNNNNNNNNNNNNNNNNNNNNNNNNNNNNNNNNNNNNNNNNNNNNNNNNNNNNNNNNNNNNNNNNNNNNNNNNNNNNNNNNNNNNNNNNNNNNNNNNNNNNNNNNNNNNNNNNNNNNNNNNNNNNNNNNNNNNNNNNNNNNNNNNNNNNNNNNNNNNNNNNNNNNNNNNNNNNNNNNNNNNNNNNNNNNNNNNNNNNNNNNNNNNNNNNNNNNNNNNNNNNNNNNNNNNNNNNNNNNNNNNNNNNNNNNNNNNNNNNNNNNNNNNNNNNNNNNNNNNNNNNNNNNNNNNNNNNNNNNNNNNNNNNNNNNNNNNNNNNNNNNNNNNNNNNNNNNNNNNNNNNNNNNNNNNNNNNNNNNNNNNNNNNNNNNNNNNNNNNNNNNNNNNNNNNNNNNNNNNNNNNNNNNNNNNNNNNNNNNNNNNNNNNNNNNNNNNNNNNNNNNNNNNNNNNNNNNNNNNNNNNNNNNNNNNNNNNNNNNNNNNNNNNNNNNNNNNNNNNNNNNNNNNNNNNNNNNNNNNNNNNNNNNNNNNNNNNNNNNNNNNNNNNNNNNNNNNNNNNNNNNNNNNNNNNNNNNNNNNNNNNNNNNNNNNNNNNNNNNNNNNNNNNNNNNNNNNNNNNNNNNNNNNNNNNNNNNNNNNNNNNNNNNNNNNNNNNNNNNNNNNNNNNNNNNNNNNNNNNNNNNNNNNNNNNNNNNNNNNNNNNNNNNNNNNNNNNNNNNNNNNNNNNNNNNNNNNNNNNNNNNNNNNNNNNNNNNNNNNNNNNNNNNNNNNNNNNNNNNNNNNNNNNNNNNNNNNNNNNNNNNNNNNNNNNNNNNNNNNNNNNNNNNNNNNNNNNNNNNNNNNNNNNNNNNNNNNNNNNNNNNNNNNNNNNNNNNNNNNNNNNNNNNNNNNNNNNNNNNNNNNNNNNNNNNNNNNNNNNNNNNNNNNNNNNNNNNNNNNNNNNNNNNNNNNNNNNNNNNNNNNNNNNNNNNNNNNNNNNNNNNNNNNNNNNNNNNNNNNNNNNNNNNNNNNNNNNNNNNNNNNNNNNNNNNNNNNNNNNNNNNNNNNNNNNNNNNNNNNNNNNNNNNNNNNNNNNNNNNNNNNNNNNNNNNNNNNNNNNNNNNNNNNNNNNNNNNNNNNNNNNNNNNNNNNNNNNNNNNNNNNNNNNNNNNNNNNNNNNNNNNNNNNNNNNNNNNNNNNNNNNNNNNNNNNNNNNNNNNNNNNNNNNNNNNNNNNNNNNNNNNNNNNNNNNNNNNNNNNNNNNNNNNNNNNNNNNNNNNNNNNNNNNNNNNNNNNNNNNNNNNNNNNNNNNNNNNNNNNNNNNNNNNNNNNNNNNNNNNNNNNNNNNNNNNNNNNNNNNNNNNNNNNNNNNNNNNNNNNNNNNNNNNNNNNNNNNNNNNNNNNNNNNNNNNNNNNNNNNNNNNNNNNNNNNNNNNNNNNNNNNNNNNNNNNNNNNNNNNNNNNNNNNNNNNNNNNNNNNNNNNNNNNNNNNNNNNNNNNNNNNNNNNNNN belongs to Miscanthus floridulus cultivar M001 chromosome 4, ASM1932011v1, whole genome shotgun sequence and includes:
- the LOC136551043 gene encoding protein RETARDED ROOT GROWTH, mitochondrial-like, which codes for MQGEHGNVIVPPPTCSLNYITLRKHASGWLPETRKDDYAVVEKPSLTTWMKGGLDYIVLKSLDTDGICIISSVLGQSIALDHYIRQVDDMVEEFTEINGVMEKTGNFTMQRKKNSFNLWGRLIRILWMLSSDLVFLTGSVVLLSCIVLVGLFALQTPGY